One genomic region from Brucella intermedia LMG 3301 encodes:
- a CDS encoding DUF6682 family protein — protein MVKASEIIQKAQTLLIDPEAVRWPLPELAGWIDSAINAILIAKPSANTHSITVDLEKGTKQKLPTDIDPRPMMFIAARRNINPDGTPGKAVTPVSIQKMDMSDPDWHSERRKRPAALHYLFDEKNPTEYFVYPANDGKGKLDITVACEVAPIVATGDPDDIKSYEVPVGLPEPYSEPIIDYVCYRAQTKDATGADAGRGALHYQAFAQAIGIKTQVEANSSPNARRTG, from the coding sequence ATGGTTAAGGCCAGTGAAATCATACAGAAAGCGCAAACGCTTCTCATCGACCCGGAAGCGGTTCGCTGGCCTTTGCCGGAGCTCGCCGGCTGGATCGACAGCGCCATCAACGCAATCCTGATTGCGAAGCCATCGGCGAACACGCACTCTATCACCGTGGATCTGGAGAAGGGCACCAAGCAGAAGCTCCCGACCGACATTGACCCACGCCCCATGATGTTCATTGCAGCCCGACGCAACATCAATCCGGACGGTACGCCCGGTAAGGCTGTGACGCCCGTTTCCATCCAGAAGATGGATATGTCCGATCCCGACTGGCATAGCGAGCGCCGCAAGCGTCCTGCAGCTCTGCATTACCTGTTCGACGAAAAGAACCCGACCGAATATTTCGTCTATCCGGCCAATGACGGCAAAGGCAAACTGGATATCACCGTTGCGTGTGAGGTTGCACCGATCGTGGCGACCGGCGATCCGGACGATATCAAGTCCTATGAAGTGCCGGTAGGTTTGCCAGAGCCATATTCAGAGCCGATCATCGACTATGTGTGCTACCGCGCGCAGACGAAGGACGCCACCGGCGCGGATGCCGGACGCGGTGCACTGCACTATCAGGCTTTCGCCCAGGCTATCGGCATCAAGACACAGGTTGAGGCTAATTCCAGCCCGAACGCGCGGAGGACTGGTTAA